The DNA segment AAAGCCTGCACACTCCTGGACATTCTCCGGACAGTATTTCCATTGTCCTGGAGCATGATGGCCGCGATAAAGCGGTGTTCACGGGCGATACCTTGTTTATCGGGGATTGCGGTAGACCGGATTTAAGGGAATCAGTAGGGAACCTGCAGGCGAAAAGAGAAGAGCTGGCCCGAAAAATGTACCACTCGCTGAGGAATAAATTGATGAAATTAGCGGATGAGGTATTGGTTTATCCGGCACATGGTTCAGGAACCTTGTGCGGTAAAGCATTGAGTACTGCAAACTTGAGTACGATAGGGGCAGAGAAGCTAAGCAACTGGTCTTTGCAGGAAATGAAGGAAGATGACTTTGTACAGGAGCTCATCGCTGATCAGCCATTCATTCCTAAATATTTCGGCTTTGATGTAGACCTGAACCGTAAAGGTGCTGCTGCGTTTAACCCGCAGATGGAAAAAGTGAAGGTTTTAAATCACCCGGATGCGGAAGTGCTTCAGGCAGCTATTTTAGTGGTGGATGCCCGTCCCGAAAACATTTTTAAGGAAGGACATTTACCGGGAGCAATCAACATTGTCTATGGCAAGAAATTTGAAACCTGGCTGGGAAGTATTGTCAGACCGGGGGAGAAATTTTACCTGACGGCTGCCGACCAGGAACAGTTAACCGAACTGATCCGGAGAACAGCAAGCATTGGTTATGAAGATTTTATCGAAGCTGCATTTGTAACCTATACAGGAGATGTGATCATGCCGGTAATGCCTTTGGAATATTTTATCAGCAATCCGGATGATTTTACCGTCATTGATGTCAGAAATGAAAATGAGGTGAAAAAGAAAACCATCTTTGCAGATTCACTGAACATTCCGCTTGGAGAATTAAGGGAGCGCATCAAAGAAGTTCCGGCAGGAAAGCCGATTGTGGTACACTGTGCCGGAGGAAGCAGAAGTGCCGCCGGAAGCAGCATCATTGCTGCGGAACTGGGTGCAGAAATTCCGGTCTATGATTTAGGGGGAGCGGTTCGCGATTTTAATGCATCAGAAAAATAACATCCATCAGTATCAGATCATGGCAGTTCCCCGAAATAAAGAAGAGCTTTTAAGCGCAATCCGGACAACCTATCAGAAGTTAAAAGTAGATCTGGCAGGCATCTCAGAAGATCAGGCACAAGTGCCCGAACTGGAAGGGCATGCGAAAGATACCAAAATGACAGTGGTCAACCTGTTGTCTTACCTCTGTGGATGGGCAGAACTGGTCTTGAAATGGCAGGAACGAAAGGAGCTTGCTTTGCCGGTAGATTTTCCGGAAACCGGATATAAATGGAATGAGCTGGGGAAACTGGCGCAGAAATTCTATAAAGATTATGAGGGGGACAGCCTGGAAACGATTAGCGGGAAACTGGAGCAGGCCGTACAGCGGATCTTGTCTGTAGTGGAAGGAAAAAGTAATGAGGCACTTTATGGTATTGCCTGGTATGACAAATGGACGATGGGGAGGATGATCCAGTTTAACACTTCCTCCCCATATACCAATGCCAGAGGGCGCATCCGTAAATGGAAAAAGGAAATGAAGCTAATGTGATTAGTGCTCAGTGTTTTGTATAGGACTTAACAATTTGATTACATTGGCTTTTTAAAGCTTTTACAGAAAATTTAATTAATATTGAGCGGAATCTTCAAAAAATGGGGGCTGATTCCGAAGTATGACCTTGTACACGACTTTAACCGATCATGAATTAGTTGCATTTCTGAAGGATGGTGACAAAACTGCTTTTACCGAAATTTACAATCGATATAAGGGCTTATTGTATATTCACGCCTATAACAGGCTGAGAAATCAACAGGAAGCAGACGATGTGGTTCATGAGCTTTTCGCTTCTCTCTGGACCAAAAGAGAAGACCTTTTTTTAAAAACACACCTCTCCGGATACCTTTATCAGGCGATCCGAAACAGAATCATTGATGTGATTTCCCATAAAAAAGTAGAATCAGCATACATGGTGTCCCTTCAGCATTTTATTGACCATAGCGAAGCGGTTACCGATCACCTGGTGAGAGAAAATGAATTGAGCGCCCTGATCGAAAAAGAGATCAGTGCTCTACCGGCCAAGATGAGGGAGGTTTTCGAATTGAGCAGAAAAGCAAACCTTTCTCATAAAGAAATCGCAGG comes from the Pedobacter sp. FW305-3-2-15-E-R2A2 genome and includes:
- a CDS encoding rhodanese-like domain-containing protein encodes the protein MIIEQFKDEFLAHYSYAIVSECEQKIILIDPSRNPEPYYEFAKKFEAEIIGVIETHPHADFVSSHLQIHQDTGATIYAHSLTGVSYPFTPFDEGDEISFGKIKLKSLHTPGHSPDSISIVLEHDGRDKAVFTGDTLFIGDCGRPDLRESVGNLQAKREELARKMYHSLRNKLMKLADEVLVYPAHGSGTLCGKALSTANLSTIGAEKLSNWSLQEMKEDDFVQELIADQPFIPKYFGFDVDLNRKGAAAFNPQMEKVKVLNHPDAEVLQAAILVVDARPENIFKEGHLPGAINIVYGKKFETWLGSIVRPGEKFYLTAADQEQLTELIRRTASIGYEDFIEAAFVTYTGDVIMPVMPLEYFISNPDDFTVIDVRNENEVKKKTIFADSLNIPLGELRERIKEVPAGKPIVVHCAGGSRSAAGSSIIAAELGAEIPVYDLGGAVRDFNASEK
- a CDS encoding ClbS/DfsB family four-helix bundle protein; the protein is MHQKNNIHQYQIMAVPRNKEELLSAIRTTYQKLKVDLAGISEDQAQVPELEGHAKDTKMTVVNLLSYLCGWAELVLKWQERKELALPVDFPETGYKWNELGKLAQKFYKDYEGDSLETISGKLEQAVQRILSVVEGKSNEALYGIAWYDKWTMGRMIQFNTSSPYTNARGRIRKWKKEMKLM
- a CDS encoding RNA polymerase sigma-70 factor, giving the protein MTLYTTLTDHELVAFLKDGDKTAFTEIYNRYKGLLYIHAYNRLRNQQEADDVVHELFASLWTKREDLFLKTHLSGYLYQAIRNRIIDVISHKKVESAYMVSLQHFIDHSEAVTDHLVRENELSALIEKEISALPAKMREVFELSRKANLSHKEIAGKLELSEMTVKKHINNALKILRSKFGLISFLLYLGHH